Proteins encoded in a region of the Nicotiana tomentosiformis chromosome 9, ASM39032v3, whole genome shotgun sequence genome:
- the LOC104120882 gene encoding transcription repressor OFP7-like yields the protein MEKRFKLRICKAVSSFHSSCRSKDPSILPQDPVPNSFFRSSSLNLSTQLTVNNFPITPPPPSIPHHHQHPHRSSFKRHVSSALVTAGCRCSSGNGESYASDDSQTRSSRSQEFKWKKEEKLHVVNKIDDDTEQPHRKISYSSVSDNSDSEVLALPPPSHSITEKNKRRTQKKKNRTRFCMSTSSADESDGNFSSEIWDEEDEETETLVSSCRSLEYSTDSSSDLNQQLETIYETTKTRRQKRTIGSSKRRPVKHSKRSVSRGMNMGRRLSVSTTSSDNELPPRLSVFKKLIPCSVDGKVKESFAIVKKSEDPYEDFKRSMMEMIFEKQMFEKNDLEQLLQCFLSLNAKHYHGVIVEAFSEIWKTLFSPNHNDI from the exons ATGGAAAAACGTTTCAAGCTTAGAATATGTAAAGCTGTTTCCTCCTTCCATTCCTCTTGCCGTTCCAAAGATCCTTCCATTCTTCCTCAAGATCCTGTCCCTAATTCCTTCTTCCGATCATCATCCCTTAACCTTAGCACACAACTTACCGTCAATAATTTCCCAATCACCCCACCCCCACCTTCAATACCCCATCACCATCAGCATCCTCATCGTTCCTCCTTCAAACGCCACGTGTCATCGGCTCTGGTAACCGCCGGCTGCCGGTGTAGCTCGGGGAATGGAGAATCATATGCATCCGATGACAGCCAAACTAG GTCGTCACGTTCACAAGAATTCAAGTGGAAAAAAGAAGAGAAGTTGCATGTTGTTAATAAGATCGACGATGACACAGAACAACCTCATAGGAAAATTTCCTACTCTTCTGTCTCCGACAATTCTGACAGTGAGGTTTTAGCCTTACCTCCACCCTCTCATTCCATAACAGAGAAGAACAAACGACGAActcaaaagaagaaaaatagaaCAAGATTTTGCATGAGCACGTCATCTGCTGATGAAAGTGATGGGAATTTTAGTAGTGAAATTTGGGATGAAGAAGATGAGGAGACTGAGACATTAGTATCATCTTGCAGAAGTTTGGAGTATTCGACTGACTCGTCCTCGGATTTAAACCAACAATTGGAGACCATATACGAGACTACAAAGACAAGGCGTCAAAAAAGAACGATTGGCAGCAGCAAGAGGAGGCCGGTGAAGCATTCAAAACGCAGCGTTTCGAGGGGCATGAACATGG GTAGAAGGCTGTCAGTTTCGACTACATCATCGGATAACGAGCTTCCTCCGAGGTTATCTGTGTTCAAGAAGCTGATACCTTGTAGCGTTGACGGGAAAGTGAAGGAGAGTTTTGCTATCGTAAAGAAATCAGAGGATCCATATGAGGATTTCAAAAGGTCTATGATGGAAATGATTTTTGAGAAACAAATGTTTGAGAAGAATGATTTGGAGCAACTTTTGCAGTGTTTTCTATCACTAAATGCTAAGCATTATCATGGGGTGATCGTTGAGGCTTTCTCTGAGATTTGGAAGACATTATTTTCACCTAATCATAATGATATATAG